Proteins encoded together in one Amphritea japonica ATCC BAA-1530 window:
- a CDS encoding PilX N-terminal domain-containing pilus assembly protein, which produces MNINSDFINNYNRQSGYILVTGLLFLLVITLVGVTSMNLSTVDYKISSNTAFHVDAFENAESARQTAGSDLLFEYIKNRGWTGIGFVIPTGVVVDDDTRDLFMGNEETVAELRDGIYGDISVLRTDLQFALDGNGDGDTNDGVDAVANIMVIKTDTRAAEGSNTAQLSGYEGDGKGAAGGGFYNFFMLMSQGTSAANAAATTSTDYRYVN; this is translated from the coding sequence ATGAATATTAATAGTGATTTCATAAATAATTATAATCGTCAGAGCGGTTATATACTGGTCACAGGCTTGTTGTTTCTATTGGTGATAACCCTTGTTGGTGTGACTTCCATGAACCTGAGTACAGTGGATTATAAGATCAGCAGTAATACGGCGTTTCATGTGGATGCATTTGAAAATGCCGAAAGTGCTCGCCAAACGGCAGGCTCGGATTTGTTATTTGAATATATAAAAAACCGGGGCTGGACGGGAATCGGCTTTGTAATTCCGACAGGTGTTGTTGTTGATGATGATACTCGAGACCTGTTTATGGGTAATGAAGAAACGGTAGCAGAGCTTAGAGATGGGATATATGGCGATATCTCTGTTCTGAGGACAGATCTTCAGTTTGCGTTGGATGGTAATGGTGACGGAGACACAAATGATGGCGTCGATGCTGTGGCTAATATTATGGTGATTAAAACCGACACCAGAGCAGCGGAAGGTTCTAATACAGCTCAGCTTTCAGGGTATGAAGGAGATGGAAAAGGCGCTGCAGGCGGCGGTTTCTATAATTTCTTCATGTTGATGAGTCAAGGAACGTCAGCCGCTAATGCGGCCG
- a CDS encoding PilW family protein — protein MKGIQRTHFSRDYQQGLSLIELMVAMAMGLILMAGLIAVVVSSQVANRAVSNIGAMQEGGRFATDFLAQSITMADHWGGVEVKEVNTAPGLITAVGNCDGAWVTDLDASVRGYEGAAAIAGVAGFPSGCIAAGQYLAGTDLLTLKYSGTSGMADDHSAGDDNGRLYVRSRTGSGATMFVGSSDVSGTYPIVDGWVIYPFVIETFFISPCSNINGACDDGIPTLVRQTIHKNSQNATQLTLEPLIENVETLQFQYGSDSDNDGNVDRFDSADTVPDWTEVQTVRFSLLTRSPDVEANYTDSKSYIHDGYMVSGAASTVIAAADQAFHRKQYSRVIQIRNRSRE, from the coding sequence ATGAAAGGTATTCAAAGAACTCATTTTTCAAGAGACTATCAGCAAGGTCTGTCATTGATCGAGTTAATGGTAGCGATGGCGATGGGATTGATCTTGATGGCAGGGTTGATAGCAGTGGTCGTCTCGAGTCAGGTTGCCAATCGTGCGGTATCAAATATAGGTGCGATGCAAGAGGGCGGTCGTTTTGCTACTGACTTTCTGGCCCAGAGTATCACCATGGCTGACCATTGGGGTGGCGTTGAAGTTAAAGAAGTTAATACGGCCCCAGGCCTGATTACCGCTGTCGGAAATTGCGACGGTGCCTGGGTAACTGACTTAGATGCAAGTGTTCGTGGCTATGAAGGCGCAGCGGCTATTGCTGGAGTTGCAGGCTTTCCTTCCGGCTGCATTGCTGCAGGACAGTATTTGGCGGGCACAGATTTATTGACGCTTAAGTATTCTGGAACCAGTGGTATGGCCGATGATCACTCGGCAGGCGATGATAATGGCCGCTTGTATGTTCGTTCAAGGACGGGCTCTGGAGCGACAATGTTTGTGGGTAGCAGCGATGTCTCAGGGACGTATCCGATTGTAGATGGTTGGGTTATCTACCCCTTTGTGATTGAGACTTTCTTTATCAGCCCCTGTAGTAATATCAATGGAGCCTGTGATGATGGTATTCCCACACTTGTGAGGCAAACCATCCATAAAAACTCGCAGAACGCGACTCAGCTTACCTTAGAGCCGCTCATTGAGAATGTTGAAACGCTACAATTTCAGTATGGTAGCGACAGTGATAACGATGGCAATGTGGACCGTTTTGATTCAGCTGACACTGTTCCTGACTGGACCGAGGTGCAAACGGTACGCTTCTCTCTGTTGACTCGCTCCCCAGATGTAGAGGCGAACTATACTGACAGTAAAAGCTATATCCATGATGGGTATATGGTGAGTGGAGCGGCTAGCACAGTTATTGCAGCAGCGGATCAGGCATTTCATCGTAAACAGTATTCCCGAGTTATTCAGATTCGTAACCGGAGTCGAGAATGA